In Streptomyces sp. NBC_01551, one DNA window encodes the following:
- a CDS encoding SDR family oxidoreductase, whose protein sequence is MSTILVTGGTGNLGALVVARLRDAGHEVRVLSRHAKEYPVDLTDGSGLEAAMAGADVVVHCASNPRGGDDVAARHLIEAARRAGTVTNVVYISIVGVDVVPFGYYKTKHQVEQLLEESGLGVTILRTTQFHDLVAMLVDALAKAPAPLPVPLPKGVRVQSVAVEEVAARLAELAVPVPAGRVPDMGGPEIRQLADLGRSYLAATGRRRRVLPLPLAGKAYKAFVRGGHLTPGHAVGRRTFADFLAERGPGTGRGTGTGTGPGRGPAV, encoded by the coding sequence ATGAGCACCATCCTCGTCACCGGAGGCACCGGGAACCTCGGCGCACTGGTCGTCGCCCGGCTACGGGACGCGGGCCACGAGGTCCGCGTGCTGAGCCGGCACGCGAAGGAGTACCCGGTCGACCTGACGGACGGCAGCGGGCTGGAGGCGGCGATGGCGGGTGCGGACGTCGTCGTGCACTGCGCGAGCAACCCGCGCGGGGGTGACGACGTGGCCGCCCGGCACCTGATCGAGGCGGCCCGGCGGGCCGGGACGGTCACGAACGTCGTCTACATCTCGATCGTCGGGGTGGATGTGGTCCCGTTCGGCTACTACAAGACGAAGCACCAGGTGGAGCAGCTGCTGGAGGAGTCGGGGCTGGGCGTGACGATCCTGCGGACGACGCAGTTCCACGACCTGGTGGCGATGCTGGTGGACGCGCTGGCGAAGGCCCCGGCGCCGCTTCCGGTTCCGCTGCCGAAGGGGGTACGGGTGCAGTCGGTCGCGGTCGAGGAGGTCGCGGCCCGGCTGGCGGAGCTGGCGGTGCCGGTCCCGGCCGGCCGGGTCCCCGACATGGGCGGCCCGGAGATCCGTCAGCTGGCGGACCTGGGCCGGTCGTACCTGGCGGCGACCGGGCGGCGCCGGCGGGTCCTGCCGCTGCCGCTGGCGGGCAAGGCGTACAAGGCCTTCGTGCGCGGCGGGCACCTCACCCCGGGCCACGCGGTGGGGCGCCGCACCTTCGCGGACTTCCTGGCGGAACGCGGACCCGGAACCGGACGCGGAACCGGAACCGGTACCGGACCCGGGCGCGGACCCGCCGTCTGA
- a CDS encoding PH domain-containing protein: MAESAAQPAPPALPVTFRPTRTRAVLLAVGLAMFATITAIALLLENLGPGERISFVFTAVLLSSVLVLLSRPKVVADEAGVTVVNLTTTRRLEWAQILRVNLRPGDPWVFLDLSDGTSLPALGIQPGVAKAQAIGDARALRALAESRGTGSNDH; the protein is encoded by the coding sequence ATGGCCGAGTCCGCCGCCCAGCCCGCACCGCCCGCCCTGCCGGTCACCTTCCGGCCGACCCGCACCCGGGCCGTCCTGCTGGCCGTCGGGCTCGCCATGTTCGCCACCATCACGGCGATCGCCCTGCTGCTGGAGAACCTCGGCCCGGGCGAGCGGATCAGCTTCGTCTTCACCGCCGTCCTGCTGAGCTCCGTACTCGTGCTGCTCAGCCGCCCCAAGGTGGTCGCGGACGAGGCCGGGGTCACCGTCGTCAACCTGACGACCACCCGGCGCCTGGAGTGGGCGCAGATCCTGCGCGTGAACCTCCGCCCCGGCGACCCGTGGGTGTTCCTCGACCTGAGCGACGGCACCAGCCTGCCCGCCCTCGGCATCCAGCCCGGCGTGGCGAAGGCCCAGGCCATCGGCGACGCCCGCGCCCTGCGCGCCCTCGCCGAATCCCGGGGAACCGGGTCGAACGACCACTGA
- a CDS encoding nicotinamide mononucleotide transporter family protein, producing MSALTWLNTEAFTVFGQKVIWSDMIGNLMGLAALALGWRRSIWTWPAQLLSGLILIAAYASAHLSGGVGKQLLVIGVAAWGWRAWSRGRRQAQDGSIAVRTATWTERGLLLAGAAVGTLAVGGLFTLYPDLSWSPWADAYIFVGTIVAMVAQARGLVEFWGAWLLVDLVGVPLAFNNGLAFSGLVYVVYFALVIWGAYDWYQRSRTTPATALEGATA from the coding sequence GTGAGCGCCCTGACCTGGCTCAACACCGAGGCTTTCACGGTCTTCGGCCAGAAGGTCATCTGGTCCGACATGATCGGCAACCTGATGGGCCTGGCCGCCCTCGCGCTCGGCTGGCGCCGCTCCATATGGACCTGGCCCGCCCAGCTCCTGTCCGGCCTGATCCTCATCGCCGCCTACGCCTCCGCACACCTCTCCGGCGGCGTCGGCAAGCAGCTCCTGGTCATCGGCGTGGCCGCCTGGGGCTGGCGCGCCTGGTCCCGCGGCCGCCGGCAGGCCCAGGACGGCTCCATCGCCGTCCGCACCGCCACCTGGACCGAGCGCGGGCTCCTGCTGGCCGGTGCGGCCGTCGGCACCCTCGCCGTCGGCGGGCTGTTCACGCTCTACCCGGACCTGTCCTGGAGCCCGTGGGCCGACGCGTACATCTTCGTCGGCACGATCGTCGCGATGGTCGCCCAGGCCCGCGGCCTCGTCGAGTTCTGGGGCGCCTGGCTCCTGGTCGACCTGGTCGGCGTCCCCCTCGCCTTCAACAACGGACTGGCCTTCTCCGGCCTCGTGTACGTCGTCTACTTCGCCCTCGTCATCTGGGGCGCCTACGACTGGTACCAGCGCTCGCGCACCACCCCCGCCACGGCCCTGGAAGGAGCAACGGCATGA
- the ribH gene encoding 6,7-dimethyl-8-ribityllumazine synthase, with the protein MSGKGAPELSVKNCGDLRVAVIAAQWHEKVMDGLVDGALRALHELGIDEPTLLRVPGSFELPVVAKVLAGRGYDAIVALGVVIRGGTPHFDYVCQGVTQGLVQVSIDTGVPVGFGVLTCDNDEQALDRAGLEGSNEDKGHEAVTAAVSTAMTLRTVSEPWR; encoded by the coding sequence GTGAGCGGCAAGGGCGCACCCGAACTGAGCGTGAAGAACTGCGGCGACCTCCGGGTGGCCGTCATCGCGGCCCAGTGGCACGAGAAGGTCATGGACGGGCTCGTCGACGGCGCCCTGCGGGCCCTGCACGAGCTGGGCATCGACGAGCCCACCCTGCTGCGCGTCCCGGGCAGCTTCGAGCTGCCGGTGGTGGCGAAGGTACTCGCCGGTCGCGGTTACGATGCCATCGTCGCCCTCGGAGTGGTCATCCGCGGCGGCACCCCGCACTTCGACTACGTCTGCCAGGGCGTCACCCAAGGCCTGGTACAGGTGTCGATCGACACCGGAGTCCCCGTCGGCTTCGGTGTCCTGACCTGCGACAACGACGAGCAGGCGCTGGACCGCGCCGGACTCGAGGGGTCGAACGAGGACAAGGGGCACGAAGCGGTCACCGCCGCCGTCTCCACCGCCATGACCCTGCGGACCGTCAGCGAACCCTGGCGCTGA
- a CDS encoding chitinase C-terminal domain-containing protein, translated as MLSPTRTRAMLLASGAAIAGLLVGGLSAGVSHAADNESCRPDGLYKTSGVEVPYCSVYDSEGREKMGADHQRRVIGYFTGWRTGKDGTPAYLANNIPWSKVTHLNYAFAHVGADNKISVGADNANNAATGMTWPGVAGAEMDPALPYKGHFNQLTKFKKQYPNVKTLISVGGWAETGGYFGDDGNRVASGGFYSMATNADGSVNQAGIDTFADSSVEFIRKYGFNGVDIDYEYPTTMKDAGNPLDWQLSNARRAGLVKGYAALMKSLREKLDRAGAADGKHYLLSVAAPSSGYLLRGMETFQVQQYLDYVNIMSYDLHGAWNEYVGPNASLFDDGKDAELAAAGVYSTSQYGGVGYLNTDWAYHYFRGSMPGGRINIGLPYYTRGFKNVQGGTDGLWGKAPATTCPAGAGLTKCGDGAVGIDNLWHDKDTNGVESPAGSNPMWHAKNLEKGVVGDYVTAYGFPANTALTGTYARKYDSTLVAPWLWNAQKKVFLSTEDEQSVAAKADYVVDKGIGGAMVWELAGDYAYNSAKGQYQAGDTLTSLMYDKFKAAAPYGAKKAGSALPTQAVDIKTEFTEFKLGDSNYPLTPKLKITNNTKATLPGGTEFQFDYGTSAPANASDQSGFGTKVISTGHSGNNIGGLKGDFQRVSLKLPAWQTLAPGASVDLAFNYYLPVSTPSNWTVNISGTTYALAGDLARGTTVTEPGGTQPPTTPPTTPPTTPPTTPPTTPPGGTCTNPAYVAGTVYNSGSVVSHKGHSWKAQWWTQNEEPGTTGEWGVWKDQGAC; from the coding sequence ATGCTGTCCCCCACGCGTACGAGAGCGATGCTCCTGGCATCCGGCGCAGCGATCGCCGGCCTGCTGGTCGGCGGGCTCTCCGCGGGCGTCTCGCACGCCGCCGACAACGAGAGCTGTCGCCCCGACGGGCTGTACAAGACGTCCGGCGTCGAGGTCCCGTACTGCTCGGTCTACGACTCCGAAGGCCGCGAGAAGATGGGCGCCGACCACCAGCGCCGCGTCATCGGCTATTTCACCGGCTGGCGCACGGGCAAGGACGGCACGCCCGCCTACCTCGCCAACAACATCCCGTGGTCCAAGGTCACCCATCTGAACTACGCCTTCGCGCACGTCGGGGCCGACAACAAGATCTCGGTCGGCGCGGACAACGCGAACAACGCCGCCACCGGGATGACCTGGCCGGGTGTCGCGGGAGCCGAGATGGACCCCGCGCTCCCCTACAAGGGCCACTTCAACCAGCTGACCAAATTCAAGAAGCAGTACCCGAACGTGAAGACCCTGATCTCGGTGGGCGGCTGGGCCGAGACCGGCGGCTATTTCGGTGACGACGGCAACCGGGTCGCCTCCGGCGGCTTCTACTCGATGGCCACCAACGCCGACGGCTCGGTCAACCAGGCCGGCATCGACACCTTCGCGGACTCCTCGGTCGAGTTCATCCGGAAGTACGGGTTCAACGGCGTCGACATCGACTACGAGTACCCGACCACCATGAAGGACGCGGGCAACCCGCTGGACTGGCAGCTGTCCAACGCACGCCGCGCCGGGCTGGTCAAGGGCTACGCGGCGCTGATGAAGTCGCTGCGCGAGAAGCTCGACCGCGCGGGCGCCGCCGACGGCAAGCACTACCTGCTCTCCGTCGCCGCCCCCTCCTCCGGCTACCTGCTGCGCGGCATGGAGACGTTCCAGGTGCAGCAGTACCTGGACTACGTCAACATCATGTCCTACGACCTGCACGGCGCCTGGAACGAGTACGTCGGCCCCAACGCCTCGCTCTTCGACGACGGCAAGGACGCCGAACTGGCGGCCGCGGGCGTCTACTCCACCTCCCAGTACGGCGGCGTCGGCTACCTCAACACCGACTGGGCGTACCACTACTTCCGCGGCTCCATGCCCGGCGGCCGCATCAACATCGGCCTGCCGTACTACACCCGCGGCTTCAAGAACGTGCAGGGCGGCACGGACGGCCTCTGGGGCAAGGCCCCGGCGACCACCTGCCCGGCCGGCGCGGGTCTGACCAAGTGCGGCGACGGCGCGGTCGGCATCGACAACCTGTGGCACGACAAGGACACCAACGGGGTCGAGTCCCCTGCGGGCTCCAACCCGATGTGGCACGCCAAGAACCTGGAGAAGGGCGTCGTCGGTGACTACGTCACCGCGTACGGCTTCCCGGCCAACACCGCGCTGACCGGCACCTACGCCCGCAAGTACGACTCCACGCTGGTGGCGCCGTGGCTGTGGAACGCGCAGAAGAAGGTCTTCCTGTCGACGGAGGACGAGCAGTCCGTCGCCGCCAAGGCCGACTACGTGGTCGACAAGGGCATCGGCGGCGCGATGGTCTGGGAGCTGGCGGGCGACTACGCCTACAACTCCGCCAAGGGCCAGTACCAGGCGGGCGACACGCTCACCTCCCTGATGTACGACAAGTTCAAGGCGGCCGCCCCGTACGGCGCGAAGAAGGCGGGCAGCGCGCTGCCGACGCAGGCCGTGGACATCAAGACGGAGTTCACCGAGTTCAAGCTGGGCGACTCCAACTACCCGCTCACCCCGAAGCTGAAGATCACCAACAACACGAAGGCCACGCTGCCCGGCGGCACCGAGTTCCAGTTCGACTACGGGACCTCCGCCCCGGCCAACGCCTCGGACCAGTCCGGCTTCGGCACCAAGGTGATCAGCACCGGGCACAGCGGCAACAACATCGGCGGCCTGAAGGGCGACTTCCAGCGGGTCTCGCTGAAGCTCCCGGCGTGGCAGACGCTGGCTCCCGGCGCCTCGGTGGACCTGGCGTTCAACTACTACCTGCCGGTCTCGACGCCCTCCAACTGGACGGTGAACATCTCCGGCACCACCTACGCCCTCGCCGGCGACCTGGCGCGCGGCACGACGGTGACGGAGCCGGGCGGCACGCAGCCCCCGACCACCCCGCCCACGACCCCGCCGACCACTCCCCCGACGACGCCGCCGACCACGCCTCCGGGCGGGACCTGCACGAACCCGGCGTACGTCGCGGGCACGGTCTACAACAGCGGGAGCGTCGTCTCGCACAAGGGCCACAGCTGGAAGGCCCAGTGGTGGACGCAGAACGAAGAGCCCGGCACCACGGGTGAGTGGGGCGTCTGGAAGGACCAGGGCGCCTGCTGA
- a CDS encoding bifunctional 3,4-dihydroxy-2-butanone-4-phosphate synthase/GTP cyclohydrolase II yields the protein MILEPVPNEIETFRLDPVEQAIRDIAAGRPVVVVDDEDRENEGDLVIAAEKATPEIVAFMMSECRGLICAPLEGPELERLELPQMVQNNTESMKTAFTVSVDASAAHGVSTGISAADRATTLRLLADGVSQPGDFVRPGHIFPLRAKPGGVLVRNGHTEAAVDLARLAGLRPAGAIVEIAGEDGVMLRLPELIPFARKHGLTIISIEDLIAYRRCAEPTVRREAEVSLPTAHGEFTAYGYRSTVDGVEHVALVHGEIGDGKDVLVRMHSECLTGDIFHSLRCDCGPQLHASMARIKAEGRGVVVYLRGHEGRGIGLLSKLRAYELQERGRDTLDANLELGLPADARDYGAGAQMLADLGVHSVRLMTNNPEKSEALVRHGIAVSGREPMPVEAGEHNLRYLRTKRDRMGHDLPWLDEAVTTSACGNQ from the coding sequence ATGATCCTCGAGCCCGTGCCCAATGAGATCGAGACCTTCCGCCTCGACCCCGTCGAGCAGGCCATCCGCGACATCGCGGCCGGCCGCCCGGTGGTCGTCGTCGACGACGAGGACCGCGAGAACGAGGGCGACCTGGTCATCGCGGCCGAGAAGGCCACCCCCGAGATCGTCGCGTTCATGATGAGCGAGTGCCGCGGCCTGATCTGCGCCCCCCTGGAGGGCCCCGAGCTGGAGCGGCTCGAACTCCCCCAGATGGTCCAGAACAACACCGAGTCGATGAAGACCGCCTTCACCGTCTCCGTCGACGCGAGCGCCGCCCACGGCGTCAGCACCGGCATCTCCGCCGCCGACCGCGCCACCACGCTGCGGCTGCTCGCCGACGGCGTCTCCCAGCCCGGCGACTTCGTCCGCCCCGGCCACATCTTCCCGCTGCGCGCCAAGCCCGGCGGCGTCCTGGTCCGCAACGGCCACACCGAGGCCGCCGTCGACCTCGCCCGCCTCGCGGGGCTGCGCCCGGCCGGAGCCATCGTGGAGATCGCCGGCGAGGACGGCGTCATGCTGCGGCTGCCCGAGCTGATCCCCTTCGCCCGCAAGCACGGCCTGACGATCATCTCCATCGAGGACCTGATCGCCTACCGCCGCTGCGCCGAGCCGACCGTGCGCCGCGAGGCCGAGGTCAGCCTGCCGACCGCCCACGGCGAGTTCACCGCCTACGGGTACCGCTCCACCGTCGACGGCGTCGAGCACGTCGCCCTCGTCCACGGCGAGATCGGCGACGGCAAGGACGTCCTGGTCCGGATGCACTCCGAGTGCCTGACCGGCGACATCTTCCACTCCCTGCGCTGCGACTGCGGCCCCCAGCTGCACGCCTCCATGGCCCGCATCAAGGCCGAGGGCCGCGGCGTGGTCGTCTACCTGCGCGGCCACGAGGGACGCGGCATCGGACTGCTGTCCAAGCTGCGCGCGTACGAACTCCAGGAGCGCGGCCGCGACACGCTGGACGCCAACCTGGAACTGGGCCTGCCCGCCGACGCCCGCGACTACGGGGCCGGCGCGCAGATGCTCGCCGACCTCGGCGTGCACAGCGTCCGGCTGATGACCAACAACCCCGAGAAGTCCGAGGCCCTGGTCCGCCACGGCATCGCCGTCTCCGGCCGGGAGCCGATGCCGGTCGAGGCGGGCGAGCACAATCTGCGGTACCTGCGCACCAAGCGGGACCGGATGGGCCACGACCTGCCCTGGCTGGACGAGGCCGTGACCACGTCCGCCTGCGGCAACCAGTAA
- the ribD gene encoding bifunctional diaminohydroxyphosphoribosylaminopyrimidine deaminase/5-amino-6-(5-phosphoribosylamino)uracil reductase RibD: MRQEDPVATHAAQAAPDTHATAMRRAIALAARGLGSTSPNPVVGCVITDARGAVVGEGWHQRAGGPHAEIHALRAAGGAARGATAYVTLEPCNHTGRTGPCAQALIDAGVTRVVYAVSDPNPQASGGGATLRAAGIATEAGLLAQEAEEGNAAWLTSVRLGRPYVLWKYAATLDGRIAAADGTSRWISSPQSRADVHRLRAEADAVVVGSGTLRADDPHLAVRGRPGLAAADQPLRVVLDTRATVRPGARVLDGAAPTLIAVAQDADTGHLPGVDVARLPADGAGISVEALLAELHRRGVRSVLLEGGPTLAGAFVAAGAVDKVVGYLAPVLLGAGRTALGDAGIDTITDALRLRITETVRIGPDLRITAVPEVPEAAPATPTAPKEH, from the coding sequence ATGAGGCAGGAGGACCCGGTGGCGACCCACGCCGCGCAGGCAGCACCCGACACCCACGCCACCGCCATGCGCCGAGCCATCGCGCTCGCGGCCCGCGGACTGGGCTCCACCAGCCCCAACCCCGTCGTCGGCTGCGTCATCACCGACGCCCGCGGCGCCGTCGTCGGCGAAGGCTGGCACCAGCGGGCCGGCGGCCCGCACGCCGAGATCCACGCCCTGCGCGCGGCCGGCGGGGCGGCCCGCGGCGCCACCGCGTACGTCACCCTCGAACCCTGCAACCACACCGGCCGTACGGGCCCCTGCGCACAGGCCCTCATCGACGCCGGCGTCACCCGCGTGGTCTACGCCGTCTCCGACCCGAACCCGCAGGCCAGCGGCGGCGGCGCCACCCTGCGCGCCGCCGGGATCGCCACCGAGGCCGGCCTGCTCGCGCAGGAGGCCGAGGAGGGCAACGCCGCCTGGCTGACCTCCGTACGCCTGGGCCGCCCGTACGTCCTGTGGAAGTACGCCGCCACCCTCGACGGCCGGATCGCCGCCGCCGACGGCACCAGCCGCTGGATCAGCTCCCCGCAGTCCCGCGCCGACGTCCACCGGCTGCGCGCCGAGGCCGACGCCGTCGTCGTCGGCTCCGGCACCCTGCGCGCCGACGACCCGCACCTCGCGGTCCGCGGCCGCCCCGGCCTCGCCGCCGCCGACCAGCCGCTGCGCGTCGTCCTGGACACCCGCGCCACCGTCCGCCCCGGCGCCCGCGTCCTCGACGGGGCCGCCCCCACGCTGATCGCCGTCGCCCAGGACGCCGACACCGGGCACCTGCCCGGCGTGGACGTCGCCCGGCTCCCGGCCGACGGGGCGGGGATCTCCGTCGAGGCCCTGCTCGCCGAGCTGCACCGGCGCGGCGTCCGCTCCGTCCTCCTCGAAGGCGGCCCGACCCTGGCCGGCGCCTTCGTCGCCGCGGGCGCCGTCGACAAGGTCGTCGGCTACCTCGCCCCCGTCCTCCTCGGCGCCGGCCGCACCGCCCTCGGCGACGCCGGCATCGACACGATCACCGACGCGCTCCGGCTCCGGATCACCGAGACCGTCCGCATCGGCCCCGACCTCCGCATCACCGCGGTACCCGAAGTCCCCGAAGCCGCCCCCGCCACCCCCACCGCCCCCAAGGAGCACTGA
- a CDS encoding hemolysin family protein translates to MIIPLLLLVAAFALILANGFFVAAEFGLVTVERPEAERAAADGDRRARTVVKALRELSFQLSGTQLGITITSLVVGMLAEPALAGLLSGPLAATGLPQGAVSGVAVVIGMLLASAVQMVVGELVPKNWAVSRPLQVARVVAGPQQVFSRAFRPVIAGLNAVANRLVRSLGVEPTEEMASARTPGELVSLVRHSAQAGALEQDTADLFVRTLSLGELTAQHVMTPRVKVSALMHTATAADVLNLTRATGLSRFPVYRDRIDEVTGVVHLKDALAVPESERARTTVARICVAPLLVPGSLPVQPLLERLRSEQPMAVVVDEYGGTAGVVTLEDIVEELVGEVRDEHDLAEDHSPELAAVAAEDGRPSWEADGSCRVQTLRRIGLEVPEGPYETVAGLVADLLGRIPAPGDRAELPGWKLSVRQVGRYRAERVRLVRAAPAADPVSTGTVSVPAQLEAVGR, encoded by the coding sequence ATGATCATCCCGCTACTTCTGCTCGTGGCGGCCTTCGCGCTGATCCTCGCCAACGGTTTCTTCGTGGCAGCCGAATTCGGCCTCGTCACCGTCGAGAGACCCGAGGCCGAACGCGCCGCAGCCGACGGTGACCGCCGTGCCCGTACGGTGGTCAAGGCCCTGCGGGAGCTGTCCTTCCAGCTCTCCGGCACCCAGCTCGGCATCACCATCACCTCCCTCGTCGTCGGCATGCTGGCCGAACCGGCCCTCGCCGGACTGCTGTCCGGCCCGCTCGCGGCGACCGGCCTCCCCCAGGGAGCCGTCTCCGGCGTGGCCGTGGTCATCGGCATGCTGCTCGCCTCCGCCGTCCAGATGGTCGTCGGCGAGCTCGTCCCGAAGAACTGGGCCGTCTCCCGGCCGCTCCAGGTCGCCCGTGTCGTGGCCGGCCCGCAGCAGGTCTTCTCCCGCGCCTTCCGGCCGGTCATCGCCGGCCTCAACGCCGTCGCCAACCGGCTCGTCCGGTCGCTCGGCGTGGAGCCGACCGAGGAGATGGCCTCCGCCCGCACCCCCGGCGAACTGGTCTCCCTGGTCCGCCATTCGGCCCAGGCCGGCGCCCTCGAACAGGACACCGCCGACCTCTTCGTACGGACCCTCTCGCTGGGCGAGCTCACGGCCCAGCACGTCATGACCCCGCGGGTGAAGGTCAGCGCCCTGATGCACACGGCCACGGCGGCCGACGTGCTCAACCTGACCCGGGCCACCGGCCTGTCCCGCTTCCCCGTCTACCGCGACCGCATCGACGAGGTCACCGGCGTCGTCCACCTCAAGGACGCCCTCGCCGTGCCCGAGTCCGAGCGCGCCCGCACCACCGTGGCGCGGATCTGCGTCGCCCCGCTACTGGTGCCCGGCTCCCTGCCGGTGCAGCCGCTGCTGGAGCGGCTGCGCAGCGAACAGCCGATGGCCGTGGTCGTCGACGAATACGGCGGCACCGCCGGCGTGGTCACCCTGGAGGACATCGTGGAGGAACTCGTCGGCGAGGTCCGCGACGAGCACGACCTCGCGGAGGACCACAGCCCCGAGCTGGCCGCCGTGGCCGCCGAGGACGGCCGCCCCTCCTGGGAGGCCGACGGCAGCTGCCGCGTCCAGACCCTCCGCCGGATAGGCCTGGAGGTGCCCGAGGGCCCGTACGAGACCGTCGCCGGCCTCGTCGCCGACCTGCTCGGCCGGATCCCCGCCCCCGGGGACCGCGCGGAGCTGCCCGGCTGGAAGCTGTCCGTCCGCCAGGTCGGCCGCTACCGCGCCGAACGGGTCCGGCTGGTCCGCGCCGCCCCGGCGGCCGACCCCGTGTCCACCGGCACGGTGTCCGTGCCCGCCCAGCTCGAAGCGGTGGGCCGGTGA
- a CDS encoding phosphoribosyl-ATP diphosphatase, producing the protein MANTPKSFEELFTELQLKAANGDPSTSRTAELVGKGVHAIGKKIVEEAAEVWMAAEHEGKEAAAEEISQLLYHVQVMMVARGISLDDVYAHL; encoded by the coding sequence ATGGCGAACACTCCCAAGAGCTTCGAAGAGCTCTTCACCGAGCTCCAGCTCAAGGCCGCCAACGGCGACCCCAGCACCTCCCGTACCGCCGAGCTCGTGGGCAAGGGCGTCCATGCGATCGGCAAGAAGATCGTCGAGGAGGCCGCCGAGGTCTGGATGGCCGCCGAGCACGAGGGCAAGGAAGCCGCCGCCGAAGAGATCTCCCAGCTGCTCTACCACGTCCAGGTGATGATGGTGGCGCGCGGGATCTCCCTCGACGACGTCTACGCGCACCTCTAG
- a CDS encoding riboflavin synthase, producing the protein MFTGIVEELGEVTAVEQLAEASRFRLRGPVVTDGAKHGDSIAVNGVCLTVVETADGEFTADVMQETLNRSSLGALHQGSRVNLERPMALGGRLGGHLVQGHVDGTGEIVSRTPSEHWELVKVALPAHLSRYVVEKGSITVDGVSLTVVEAAADYFTISLIPTTLALTTLGIKQPGDPVNLEVDVLAKYVERLLAAGVDPITAKEDQR; encoded by the coding sequence GTGTTCACCGGAATCGTCGAAGAACTGGGCGAGGTCACCGCCGTCGAGCAGCTCGCCGAGGCCTCCCGCTTCCGCCTGCGCGGCCCCGTCGTCACCGACGGCGCCAAGCACGGCGACTCCATCGCCGTCAACGGCGTCTGCCTGACCGTCGTGGAGACCGCCGACGGCGAGTTCACCGCCGACGTCATGCAGGAGACCCTGAACCGCTCCAGCCTCGGCGCCCTCCACCAGGGCTCCCGGGTCAACCTGGAGCGCCCGATGGCGCTCGGCGGCCGGCTCGGCGGCCACCTGGTCCAGGGGCACGTGGACGGCACCGGCGAGATCGTCTCCCGCACCCCCTCGGAGCACTGGGAACTCGTCAAGGTCGCGCTGCCCGCGCACCTGTCCCGGTACGTCGTGGAGAAGGGCTCCATCACGGTCGACGGCGTCAGCCTCACCGTCGTCGAGGCGGCGGCCGACTACTTCACCATCAGCCTCATCCCCACCACCCTCGCGCTGACCACGCTCGGCATCAAGCAGCCCGGCGACCCGGTCAACCTCGAGGTCGACGTCCTCGCGAAGTACGTCGAGCGCCTGCTGGCCGCCGGCGTGGACCCGATCACCGCCAAGGAGGACCAGCGGTGA
- the hisG gene encoding ATP phosphoribosyltransferase, whose product MLRIAVPNKGSLSGAASAMLHEAGYRQRKESKELVVIDPENGVEFFYLRPKDIAIYVASGKLDIGITGRDLLLDSGASAEEILPLNFGRSTFRYATKPGTAKGPEDFAGMTIATSYEGIVAKHLAEQGIDASVVHLDGAVETAIQLGVAQIIADVVETGTSLRNAGLEVIGEPIMTSEAVVIRGNSADADDPRAQQFLRRLQGVLVARSYVMMDYDCRAEHLERAVALTPGLESPTISPLHNEGWVAVRAMVPAKEAQRIMDDLYELGARAILTTSIHACRL is encoded by the coding sequence ATGCTGCGCATCGCCGTCCCCAACAAGGGTTCACTCTCCGGAGCGGCGTCGGCGATGCTCCATGAGGCCGGCTACCGCCAGCGCAAGGAGTCCAAGGAGCTCGTGGTCATCGACCCCGAGAACGGAGTGGAGTTCTTCTACCTCCGCCCCAAGGACATCGCGATCTACGTGGCCTCCGGCAAGCTCGACATCGGCATCACCGGCCGTGACCTGCTGCTCGACTCCGGCGCCAGCGCCGAGGAGATCCTGCCGCTGAACTTCGGCCGCTCCACCTTCCGCTACGCCACCAAGCCCGGCACCGCGAAGGGCCCCGAGGACTTCGCCGGGATGACGATCGCGACCTCGTACGAGGGAATCGTCGCCAAGCACCTCGCCGAGCAGGGCATCGACGCCTCCGTCGTCCACCTCGACGGAGCGGTCGAGACCGCCATCCAGCTCGGCGTCGCCCAGATCATCGCGGACGTCGTCGAGACCGGCACCAGCCTGCGCAACGCCGGCCTGGAGGTCATCGGCGAGCCGATCATGACCTCCGAGGCGGTCGTCATCCGCGGCAACTCCGCCGACGCCGACGACCCGCGCGCCCAGCAGTTCCTGCGCCGCCTCCAGGGCGTCCTGGTGGCCCGCAGCTACGTGATGATGGACTACGACTGCCGCGCCGAGCACCTGGAGCGCGCGGTCGCCCTCACCCCGGGCCTGGAGTCGCCGACCATCTCCCCGCTGCACAACGAAGGCTGGGTCGCCGTCCGCGCGATGGTCCCCGCCAAGGAAGCCCAGCGGATCATGGACGACCTGTACGAGCTCGGCGCGCGCGCGATCCTCACCACCTCGATCCACGCCTGCCGTCTCTGA